From the genome of Salvelinus fontinalis isolate EN_2023a chromosome 20, ASM2944872v1, whole genome shotgun sequence, one region includes:
- the LOC129817413 gene encoding insulin-like growth factor-binding protein complex acid labile subunit, translated as MQLVACVAVLVFWVAEAVESCPDVCKCTKKTSPERSEVNCHKKGMRKFPSKLPPDSWILKMGENGIVDLPANVLKPIPKIESINLERNAIKSIHPQAFSGAQRLMLINLYGNQINKLPVKGFQDLINLRFLMLGQNQISSVKPDMFTGMRNLSDLDLPLNSLIALPSNAFKPLNTLKVLDLALNRIERISPKGFVGLTELLFLNLDNNSLKSISAGTFKPMASLEMLVLDNNLLSTLTSATLEGLFNLQELYLRNNELERLPQDLFRHTPKLSQLALSGNRLKNMDGNIFTQLSGLKEVYLHDNPWTCDCNINGLVRWVSQTKANLSPLESLRCVAPTEYRNKSLSSLKDQNLRCRA; from the exons ATGCAGCTGGTAGCCTGTGTAGCAGTGCTGGTGTTCTGGGTGGCAGAAGCTGTAGAGAGCTGTCCTGATGTCTGTAAATGCACCAAGAAAACCAGCCCtgaaaggtcagaggtcaactGCCACAAGAAGGGGATGAGGAAATTTCCCTCCAAACTGCCCCCTGATTCCTGGATCCTAAAGATGG GCGAGAACGGAATAGTCGACCTCCCAGCAAACGTCCTGAAACCCATCCCCAAGATCGAAAGCATCAACTTGGAACGCAATGCCATCAAATCAATACACCCCCAGGCCTTCTCTGGAGCCCAGAGACTGATGCTGATCAATCTGTATGGGAACCAGATCAACAAACTCCCTGTGAAAGGCTTCCAGGATCTCATCAACCTCCGCTTCCTCATGCTGGGCCAGAACCAGATCTCCAGTGTCAAACCAGACATGTTCACAGGCATGCGGAACCTTTCAGACCTGGACCTGCCCCTCAACTCTCTAATTGCCCTTCCTTCCAATGCcttcaagcctctgaacaccctAAAGGTTCTGGACCTGGCCCTCAACCGCATCGAGAGGATCTCCCCCAAAGGCTTTGTGGGCCTGACAGAGCTGCTGTTCCTCAACCTGGACAACAACAGTCTGAAGAGCATCTCGGCTGGCACCTTCAAGCCTATGGCCTCCCTGGAGATGCTGGTGCTGGATAACAACCTGCTGTCCACTTTGACCTCAGCCACTCTGGAGGGCTTGTTCAACCTTCAGGAGCTCTACCTGAGGAACAACGAGCTGGAGAGGCTGCCCCAGGACCTGTTTAGACATACACCCAAGCTCTCCCAGCTGGCCCTCAGTGGAAACCGTCTCAAAAACATGGATGGAAACATTTTCACCCAGCTGTCTG GCCTGAAGGAGGTGTATCTCCATGACAACCCCTGGACATGTGACTGCAACATCAATGGCCTGGTGCGCTGGGTGTCCCAGACAAAGGCCAACCTTTCCCCTCTGGAGTCCCTGAGGTGTGTTGCCCCGACAGAGTACCGCAACAAATCCCTCAGCAGCCTCAAAGACCAGAACCTACGCTGCCGGGCCTAG